One Leishmania major strain Friedlin complete genome, chromosome 29 DNA segment encodes these proteins:
- a CDS encoding conserved hypothetical protein (previous protein_id=AAZ09504.1), translating to MVRIRSLAKELRQLELQKQTASLPPPRAASSDDVLDDATRSATSSRKPEAPSCSSSPRDGDILTNAAHASTTAEAEAVPSSSPASRTVAAAEPQPTSAFPLSQLSLSSPDGAHNRSRNSLYSLGGSRFNILLGGSHGDGGACRKSQVRKATRACASGGGKNGAATATATQVPQRRGEAGGSSLLEKGKDGEVVANPAPPLGTSSGIPTRPPFKRLLAQPFSHVLVCDFEATCASGSVHYPHEIIEFPVVVLDTATLRIVAEFHRYVRPLRNPKLTAFCTELTGITQEMVDVADPLPTVVAQFQDWLKTEVYPLCWMWARHYGPNRLSHNLKSEQRRFVYDEHTDAAKANTSAEAMVCMATDGPWDMRRFMHQCSVLRDGVDFPPVCYRYINVRHSYSDHFKCRQAKLTHMLKKMSMSFEGRRHSGIDDTRNIARVLAELFARGYRVHHVSTITYAHRGDAFLESNRAAQELLSEFGETDETHTSKHANAHKGGGRQRGVKRA from the coding sequence ATGGTGCGCATCCGTTCTCTCgccaaggagctgcgccagctggagCTTCAGAAGCAGACCGCCtcactgcctcctcctcgcgcggCTTCCAGCGACGACGTGTTGGATGACGCAACACGCTCTGCCACGTCTAGCAGGAAGCCCGAGGCCCCCTCCTGCTCGTCCAGCCCTCGCGATGGTGACATCTTGACTAACGCGGCGCATGCCTCGACGACtgcggaggcagaggcggtgccaTCCTCTTCGCCAGCCTCTAGGACCGTGGCTGCCGCAGAGCCTCAGCCGACCTCGGCGTTTCCGCTCTCACAgctgtctctctcgtccCCGGACGGCGCACACAACCGCAGCAGAAACAGCCTCTACTcgctcggcggcagccgcttTAATATTCTCCTGGGGGGAagccacggcgacggcggtgcttgTCGCAAATCGCAGGTGCGCAAGGCCACGAGGGCGTGCGCGAGCGGCGGAGGTAAAAACGGagccgcgacggcgacggcgacgcaggtgccgcagcgccgtggtgAAGCAGGGGGGAGTTCTCTCCTTGAGAAGGGCAAAGATGGTGAGGTAGTGGCTAAccccgcaccgcctcttgGCACGTCCAGCGGCATTCCGACTCGCCCACCGTTCAaacgcctcctcgcgcagccgtTCAGCcacgtgcttgtgtgcgacTTCGAGGCCACCTGCGCCAGTGGCAGTGTTCACTACCCGCACGAGATCATTGAGTTTCCTGTCGTGGTGCTGGACACGGCAACTCTGCGCATTGTGGCGGAATTCCATCGGTATGTCCGGCCGCTGCGCAATCCGAAACTGACGGCGTTTTGCACAGAGCTGACGGGCATCACGCAGGAGATGGTGGATGTGGCGGACCCGCTGCCCACAGTCGTCGCGCAGTTCCAGGACTGGCTGAAGACTGAGGTGTACCCACTTTGCTGGATGTGGGCGAGGCACTACGGCCCCAACCGCCTCTCCCACAACCTCAAGtcggagcagcgccgcttcgtCTATGACGAGCACACAGACGCGGCGAAGGCCAACACGTCTGCAGAGGCCATGGTATGCATGGCTACGGACGGGCCGTGGGACATGCGCCGCTTCATGCATCAGTGCAGCGTCCTGCGCGACGGGGTCGACTTCCCGCCTGTGTGTTACCGCTACATCAACGTCCGGCACAGCTACAGCGATCACTTCAAGTGCCGGCAGGCGAAGCTGACGCACATGCTGAAAAAGATGAGCATGTCCTTTgaggggcggcggcacagcggcatcgaTGACACGCGCAACATTGCACGTGTGCTGGCGGAGCTCTTTGCGCGAGGCTACCGCGTGCATCACGTGAGCACCATCACGTACGCtcaccgcggcgacgccttcTTGGAGAGCAACCGGGCCGCACAGGAGCTGCTGTCCGAGTTCGGCGAGACAGACGAGACCCACACGAGCAAGCACGCGAACGCACacaagggcggcggcagacagCGAGGCGTGAAGAGGGCATAA